Proteins co-encoded in one Pseudorhizobium banfieldiae genomic window:
- a CDS encoding M48 family metallopeptidase, with product MFALLKKPVRPRRKPLAPETRTLEVGSRAMPLTIREHPRSTRITLRIEPGARGLSLTVPVGLRRSEIDDFLDRHQGWLLTRLARFPQSEPYLRPGSGIMLRGVRHHIEHTGSLRGLTEAVLREGRAVLRISGMEEHTGRRIATFLKREARRDLEAAVRLHAQGVRKPVRSITMKDTRSRWGSCSWDGNLSFSWRIVMAPPFVIDYLAAHEVAHLDQMNHGPEFWALCRRLCPRTDEAKAWLKRHGSQLHAIEFG from the coding sequence ATGTTCGCGCTCCTCAAGAAACCGGTCCGTCCGCGCCGCAAGCCCTTGGCTCCGGAGACGCGAACGCTTGAGGTCGGCAGCCGCGCCATGCCGCTCACAATCCGGGAACATCCGCGCTCGACCCGTATCACCCTTCGGATCGAGCCGGGCGCGCGTGGGCTCAGCCTGACAGTTCCCGTCGGCCTGCGTCGGTCCGAGATCGACGATTTCCTTGATCGTCATCAGGGCTGGCTCCTCACCCGGCTCGCTCGCTTTCCGCAGTCCGAGCCGTATCTTCGTCCGGGCTCCGGCATCATGCTGCGCGGCGTGCGCCATCATATCGAACACACGGGCAGCCTGCGCGGCCTGACGGAGGCTGTCCTTCGTGAGGGGAGGGCGGTTCTGCGTATCAGTGGCATGGAGGAACATACCGGCCGGCGCATCGCAACCTTCCTGAAAAGGGAAGCTCGTCGCGATCTCGAAGCAGCGGTCCGGCTGCATGCGCAGGGCGTGCGGAAGCCGGTCAGGTCGATCACCATGAAGGACACCCGATCCCGCTGGGGCTCCTGTTCATGGGACGGCAATCTGAGCTTCTCCTGGCGCATCGTCATGGCGCCACCTTTCGTCATCGATTACCTCGCGGCCCACGAGGTCGCCCATCTGGACCAGATGAACCATGGGCCGGAGTTCTGGGCGCTTTGCCGTCGTCTCTGCCCGCGCACGGACGAGGCCAAGGCCTGGCTGAAGCGCCACGGCTCGCAACTCCACGCGATCGAGTTCGGCTGA
- a CDS encoding phosphoribosylanthranilate isomerase, translated as MKPDIKICGLKTSEAVDRALARGATHIGFIFFPKSPRHVDPEIAAELAEPVRGRVKIVAVTVDASNEELDDIVHLLKPDVLQMHGHETPERILQVKALYGIPVMKAFSVREASDLERIDPYVGVADRFLFDAKAPAGSELPGGNGVSFDWNIMASLDASVDYMLSGGLNKDNVGLALASTRARGIDVSSGVESAPGIKDIVMIDAFFDAIAEARSVGA; from the coding sequence ATGAAGCCGGACATCAAGATTTGCGGGTTGAAGACGTCAGAGGCCGTCGACCGGGCGCTCGCACGCGGTGCGACCCATATCGGTTTTATCTTCTTCCCCAAGAGCCCCCGCCATGTCGATCCGGAGATCGCTGCCGAACTGGCCGAGCCGGTGCGCGGCCGGGTAAAGATCGTCGCGGTTACGGTGGATGCAAGCAACGAGGAGCTGGACGACATCGTCCACCTGCTGAAACCGGACGTCCTCCAAATGCACGGCCATGAGACGCCGGAGCGCATCCTTCAGGTCAAGGCGCTGTACGGGATACCTGTAATGAAGGCCTTCTCTGTTCGCGAAGCCTCCGACCTCGAGCGCATCGACCCCTATGTCGGTGTCGCCGACCGGTTCCTGTTCGATGCAAAGGCCCCCGCCGGGTCAGAACTGCCCGGTGGCAACGGCGTGTCATTCGACTGGAACATCATGGCCTCGCTTGACGCAAGCGTCGATTACATGCTTTCCGGGGGCCTGAACAAAGACAATGTCGGTCTTGCGCTCGCCTCCACCCGGGCCCGCGGAATTGATGTGTCCTCCGGCGTCGAAAGCGCGCCGGGCATCAAGGACATCGTCATGATCGACGCCTTCTTTGACGCTATCGCAGAGGCCCGCTCCGTCGGAGCCTGA
- the trpB gene encoding tryptophan synthase subunit beta has product MNQTPKPNSFRSGPDEDGRFGIFGGRFVAETLMPLILDLQAEWEKAKTDPEFQAELQHLNTHYTGRPSPLYFAERLTAELGGAKIYFKRDELNHTGSHKINNCLGQILLARRMGKTRIIAETGAGQHGVASATVAARFGLPCVVYMGATDVERQAPNVFRMKLLGAEVRPVTAGHGTLKDAMNEALRDWVTNVDDTYYLIGTAAGPHPYPELVREFQSVIGKETREQMMAAEGRLPDMLVAAVGGGSNAIGLFHPFLDDESVKIVGVEAGGKGLDGEEHCASLTAGSPGVLHGNRTYLLQDGDGQIKEGHSISAGLDYPGIGPEHSWLKDMGRVEYVPIMDDEALAAFQMLTRTEGIIPALEPSHALAEVIKRAPKMDKDQIIVMNLCGRGDKDIFTVGKILGMGL; this is encoded by the coding sequence GTGAATCAGACGCCGAAACCCAATTCCTTCCGCTCCGGGCCCGATGAGGATGGCCGCTTCGGCATCTTTGGCGGCCGGTTCGTCGCCGAGACCCTCATGCCTCTGATCCTCGACCTGCAAGCCGAATGGGAAAAGGCGAAGACCGATCCGGAATTCCAGGCAGAGCTCCAGCATCTCAACACACACTATACGGGTCGTCCGAGCCCGCTCTATTTTGCTGAGCGCCTGACGGCCGAACTCGGCGGCGCCAAGATCTACTTCAAGCGCGACGAATTGAACCACACCGGGTCTCACAAGATCAACAACTGCCTCGGCCAGATCCTGCTCGCGCGCCGCATGGGCAAGACCCGCATCATCGCGGAAACCGGCGCCGGCCAGCACGGGGTCGCCTCGGCCACCGTCGCCGCCAGATTCGGCCTGCCCTGCGTGGTCTACATGGGTGCCACCGACGTCGAGCGTCAGGCACCGAACGTGTTTCGCATGAAGCTTCTGGGCGCCGAAGTCAGGCCGGTGACGGCCGGCCACGGCACGCTGAAGGATGCGATGAACGAGGCCCTGCGCGACTGGGTCACCAATGTCGACGACACCTATTACCTGATCGGCACGGCTGCGGGCCCGCATCCGTATCCGGAACTGGTTCGCGAATTCCAGTCGGTGATCGGCAAGGAAACCCGCGAACAAATGATGGCGGCGGAAGGCCGCCTGCCGGACATGCTGGTGGCGGCCGTTGGTGGTGGCTCCAACGCCATTGGTCTCTTCCATCCGTTTCTCGATGATGAGTCCGTCAAGATCGTCGGTGTCGAAGCAGGCGGCAAGGGTCTGGATGGCGAGGAGCACTGTGCCTCGCTGACCGCCGGCTCGCCTGGCGTCCTGCACGGCAACCGCACCTATCTGCTGCAGGATGGCGATGGGCAGATCAAGGAAGGCCACTCCATCTCTGCCGGCCTCGATTATCCGGGCATTGGACCCGAGCATTCCTGGCTGAAGGACATGGGTCGCGTTGAATACGTGCCGATCATGGATGACGAGGCGCTTGCCGCCTTCCAGATGCTGACCCGCACCGAAGGCATTATCCCGGCACTGGAGCCGAGCCATGCGCTCGCGGAAGTCATCAAGCGCGCGCCGAAGATGGACAAGGACCAGATCATCGTAATGAACCTCTGCGGCAGGGGCGACAAGGACATCTTCACCGTCGGCAAGATTCTCGGAATGGGCCTCTGA
- the trpA gene encoding tryptophan synthase subunit alpha has translation MTARMDKKFADLKAEGRPALVTYFMGGDPDYDTSLAIMKALPAAGADVIELGAPFSDPMADGPAIQLAGQRALKNGHSLKKTLQMARDFRKNDNTTPIVIMGYYNPIYIYGVDRFLEDALEAGIDGLIVVDLPAEMDDELCIPARKKDINFIRLTTPTTDDRRLPKVLTNTSGFVYYVSMTGITGSALPDPSKIAGAVQRIKKSTDLPVCVGFGVKTAEHARLIGASADGVVVGTAIVNQVATSLDKDGRASADTVESVTTFVRGLATGVRSARLVAAE, from the coding sequence ATGACCGCACGCATGGACAAGAAATTCGCTGACCTGAAGGCCGAGGGCCGCCCGGCGCTCGTCACCTATTTCATGGGCGGAGATCCGGACTATGATACGTCGCTGGCGATCATGAAGGCGCTGCCGGCGGCCGGGGCCGACGTGATCGAACTCGGCGCGCCATTCTCCGATCCGATGGCCGATGGCCCGGCGATCCAGCTGGCCGGCCAGCGGGCGCTCAAGAATGGCCATTCTCTGAAGAAAACGCTGCAGATGGCCCGCGATTTCCGCAAAAACGACAATACGACGCCGATCGTCATCATGGGCTACTACAACCCCATCTACATCTACGGCGTCGACCGCTTCCTGGAAGACGCGCTGGAGGCGGGGATCGACGGTCTTATCGTCGTGGACCTTCCGGCGGAAATGGACGATGAGCTCTGCATCCCGGCGCGCAAGAAGGACATCAACTTCATTCGCCTGACGACACCGACCACCGACGACCGGCGCCTTCCGAAGGTGCTGACCAACACCTCCGGCTTCGTCTACTATGTCTCGATGACCGGGATTACCGGCTCTGCTCTGCCTGATCCGTCGAAGATTGCGGGTGCCGTCCAGCGTATCAAGAAGTCCACCGACCTGCCGGTCTGCGTCGGATTCGGCGTCAAGACAGCCGAGCATGCGCGGCTGATCGGTGCCTCGGCGGATGGCGTCGTGGTCGGTACGGCGATCGTCAACCAGGTCGCCACGTCGCTCGACAAGGATGGCCGGGCGAGTGCCGACACGGTGGAATCGGTAACCACCTTTGTTCGCGGCCTTGCAACCGGCGTGCGGTCAGCGCGACTTGTCGCCGCCGAATAG
- the accD gene encoding acetyl-CoA carboxylase, carboxyltransferase subunit beta — MNWITNYVRPRINSMLGRREVPDNLWIKCPETGEMVFHKDLEENKWVIPASGYHMKMPAKARLTDLFDGGVFESLPQPKVAQDPLKFRDSKKYIDRLKDSRLKTEQEDTILAGLGQVRGVKLVAVVHEFNFIGGSLGMAAGEAIVKACERAVAEKCPLVIFPASGGARMQEGILSLMQLPRTTVAVDMLKEAGLPYIVVLTNPTTGGVTASYAMLGDIHIAEPGAEIGFAGKRVIEQTLREKLPEGFQTAEYLLEHGMVDMVVNRHDLPDTLATLLKILMKTPAANDDSAEVLALAPVAASA; from the coding sequence GTGAACTGGATCACCAACTACGTCCGGCCGCGGATCAATTCCATGCTTGGCCGCCGTGAGGTTCCGGACAACCTCTGGATCAAGTGCCCGGAAACGGGTGAGATGGTCTTTCACAAGGACCTGGAAGAGAACAAGTGGGTTATCCCCGCTTCCGGCTATCACATGAAGATGCCGGCCAAGGCGCGCCTGACGGACCTCTTCGATGGCGGCGTCTTCGAATCGCTTCCCCAGCCCAAGGTTGCCCAGGATCCGCTGAAGTTCCGCGACTCAAAGAAGTACATCGACCGTCTGAAGGACAGCCGCCTGAAGACCGAGCAGGAGGACACAATCCTCGCCGGCCTCGGCCAGGTGCGCGGCGTGAAGCTTGTCGCGGTGGTTCACGAGTTCAACTTCATCGGCGGTTCGCTAGGCATGGCAGCGGGCGAGGCGATTGTGAAGGCGTGCGAGCGTGCAGTCGCTGAAAAATGCCCGCTGGTGATCTTCCCGGCCTCCGGCGGCGCCCGCATGCAGGAAGGCATCCTGTCGCTGATGCAGCTGCCGCGGACCACAGTCGCGGTCGACATGCTGAAGGAAGCCGGCCTGCCTTACATAGTCGTGCTGACCAACCCCACCACCGGTGGCGTCACTGCATCCTACGCCATGCTCGGCGACATCCATATTGCCGAGCCGGGTGCCGAAATCGGCTTTGCCGGCAAGCGCGTCATCGAGCAGACGCTCCGCGAAAAGCTGCCGGAGGGCTTCCAGACGGCCGAATACCTGCTGGAGCACGGCATGGTAGACATGGTCGTCAACCGCCATGATCTGCCGGATACGCTTGCCACGCTTCTGAAGATCCTGATGAAGACGCCCGCAGCCAACGATGATTCGGCTGAAGTCCTGGCGCTTGCCCCCGTGGCAGCGAGCGCCTGA
- a CDS encoding bifunctional folylpolyglutamate synthase/dihydrofolate synthase, with translation MSAMNIPAVSAAEQEIEKLMALHPKGFDLSLDRIRRLLEALDSPHRKLPPVIHIAGTNGKGSATAFCSALLEAVGLAVHVHTSPHLVNWHERYRIGVKGGRSRIVEDDMFAEALRRVAAANAGQTITVFEILTAVTFLLFSEQPADAVILEVGLGGRFDATNVVERPAVSVIMPISLDHQPYLGDRVELIAAEKAGIMKRGCPVVIGKQEYSPALDVLVESAERLSCPMAVYGQDFSAHEEFGRLIYQDEFGLADLPLPRLPGRHQIANAAAAIRAVKAAGFALTDAMIEKAMATVEWPGRLQRLTEGRLLELAPKDAEIWVDGGHNPGAGEVIAEAMAGLEERRARPLYLVTGMINTKDPVGYFRAFADIAEHVFTVPIRGSDAGLDPVALAESAFDAGLVAEPAGSVAEALAEIVRRQLPEAVPPRILIGGSLYLVGNVLADNGTPPK, from the coding sequence ATGAGTGCAATGAATATTCCCGCCGTCAGCGCGGCCGAGCAGGAGATCGAGAAGCTGATGGCCCTTCACCCGAAGGGTTTCGACCTGTCGCTGGACAGGATCAGGCGGCTTCTGGAGGCGCTGGATAGCCCGCACCGCAAGCTGCCGCCGGTGATCCATATCGCTGGAACGAACGGCAAGGGTTCAGCAACGGCCTTCTGCTCCGCGCTGCTGGAGGCGGTCGGTCTTGCCGTCCATGTCCACACCTCTCCGCACCTCGTCAACTGGCATGAGCGCTATCGAATCGGCGTCAAGGGCGGCCGGTCGCGAATCGTCGAAGACGACATGTTCGCCGAAGCCCTGCGGCGGGTGGCGGCCGCCAATGCCGGCCAGACCATCACCGTTTTTGAGATTCTGACCGCGGTGACCTTCCTGCTCTTCTCCGAGCAACCGGCCGATGCCGTCATTCTCGAAGTTGGTCTCGGCGGTCGCTTCGACGCCACCAACGTCGTCGAGAGACCGGCGGTTTCGGTGATCATGCCCATCTCTCTCGATCATCAACCCTATCTGGGAGATCGGGTCGAACTCATCGCTGCGGAGAAGGCCGGCATCATGAAGCGCGGCTGTCCGGTCGTGATCGGCAAACAGGAATACAGCCCGGCGCTGGACGTGCTGGTCGAGAGCGCCGAACGGCTTTCCTGTCCCATGGCTGTCTACGGGCAGGACTTCTCAGCCCATGAAGAGTTCGGTCGCCTGATCTACCAGGATGAGTTTGGTCTCGCCGACCTGCCGCTGCCGCGGTTGCCGGGGCGCCATCAGATCGCCAATGCAGCAGCCGCCATTCGCGCGGTAAAGGCAGCTGGTTTTGCACTGACGGATGCGATGATCGAGAAGGCCATGGCGACTGTCGAGTGGCCGGGCCGCCTGCAAAGGCTCACAGAAGGCCGCCTCCTGGAACTGGCGCCGAAGGATGCGGAAATCTGGGTTGATGGTGGCCATAACCCCGGTGCCGGCGAGGTCATCGCCGAGGCGATGGCAGGACTCGAAGAGCGGCGGGCGCGCCCGCTCTATCTCGTCACCGGCATGATCAACACCAAGGATCCCGTCGGCTATTTCCGTGCCTTCGCCGATATTGCCGAGCACGTCTTCACCGTTCCGATCCGCGGCTCCGATGCCGGCCTCGATCCGGTGGCGCTCGCTGAATCTGCCTTTGATGCGGGATTGGTGGCAGAACCTGCCGGATCGGTAGCCGAGGCATTGGCAGAAATCGTGCGCCGCCAGCTGCCGGAGGCAGTACCGCCACGAATCCTGATCGGTGGCTCGCTCTATCTGGTCGGCAATGTCCTTGCCGACAACGGCACTCCGCCAAAATGA
- the trxA gene encoding thioredoxin, protein MATVKVDNSNFQAEVLDSTQPVVVDFWAEWCGPCKMIGPSLEEISNEMAGKVKVAKLNIDENPELAAKFGVRSIPTLAMFKGGEVADIKVGAAPKTALSAWISGAA, encoded by the coding sequence ATGGCGACCGTGAAAGTCGACAACAGCAATTTCCAGGCCGAGGTTCTAGACTCGACCCAACCCGTGGTGGTGGACTTTTGGGCAGAATGGTGCGGCCCGTGCAAGATGATCGGTCCGAGCCTTGAGGAAATCTCCAACGAGATGGCCGGCAAGGTGAAAGTCGCCAAGCTCAACATCGACGAGAACCCGGAGCTTGCCGCGAAATTCGGCGTCCGCTCCATCCCGACTCTCGCCATGTTCAAGGGTGGCGAAGTGGCTGACATCAAGGTCGGCGCCGCCCCAAAGACTGCTCTCTCCGCCTGGATCTCCGGCGCCGCTTGA
- the addA gene encoding double-strand break repair helicase AddA: MNDVLPQGDDPRDWLDWTATRQSLASDPASSAWVSANAGSGKTHVLTQRVIRLLLSGCRPSSILCLTYTKAAASEMSNRVFQRLAEWAVLDDRDLKQRIASIEGAEPDALKLAEARRLFARALETPGGLKIQTIHAFCEALLHQFPLEANVAGHFSVLDDRAASALLAEARRSLLTATSAEDDPVLAEAFAHVLDLGDEFGLENLLGEIVAHRTAIRQFLAHADRQGGVDRLLRRAFGLPEAATEASVAESYWPLPGLSGGTLATYLQLADEKGGSKVQEVAYGLRLCQTESDVHRRVQILEGLFLTSVGKPKADGSLVAKKMLDAAPALASAVNLARNYVLTCRDRLRVMRMARATAAALVLAERLNDDYEDLKKQRSLLDFEDLIARTADLLTRDGVGAWVHYKLDQGIDHILVDEAQDTSPVQWEVIKSLAEDFYSGSSARTTRRTIFAVGDEKQSIYSFQGAKPERFAAERTRTRADVEASGQIFHPVRLPLSFRSTADVLSAVDQVFSLPENARGLTFEDETIVHRSNRIGHPGAVDLWDVVVPEVADAGEDWTAPFDATPDKAPSAILASRIANSIGEMIGRETIIEKGIERPIEPGDVLVLVRKRDAFVNALTRALKRRGNIPVAGADRLRLTSHIAVQDLLSLGRFLVLPQDDLSLSALLKSPLFNLSEEEVFEVAALRPEGSGVWQHLCRLADEQPLRFATVKEKLKQLLSMSRQMSPHDLYARVLGQMGGRRQFLGRLGTEAGDILDEFLTFALDHEGKGLPGLQSFVSTLEIESPEIKREQDSGRNEVRIMTVHASKGLEAPIVFLVDSGSKAFISSHVPKLRLLPQDGLEVPAWVPTKALANSLTSADDERLRQATEEEYRRLLYVGMTRAADRLIVCGYRGKNANPDTWNSMIANALCGHPQHCSAARFSGPEGEWGGFRWRLPAGVYTAKRADDAKERPDQDQPLPAALGRALPPQVSLPRPLSPSGAGTMVEDEADDLLTASPLFGERTADGLSLQKGRLVHRMLQVLPDFSAGGRAEAAGRYAERAARFWPSAERETLVHCVLSVLEHPDLQPVFSGHSQAEVSIMGTLRLGGQDYAISGRIDRMAVDDEEVTVLDYKTNRKPPDREEDVPLVHRAQLALYREILRPLYPRHRFRCVLAYTETGGVVSLSPEILDRSLAELRPK, translated from the coding sequence ATGAATGACGTCCTGCCCCAGGGGGACGATCCGCGCGACTGGCTGGACTGGACGGCGACACGACAGTCGCTCGCCTCCGATCCTGCGAGTTCCGCCTGGGTCTCGGCGAATGCCGGATCCGGAAAGACGCATGTGCTGACGCAGCGGGTGATCCGGCTGCTGCTTTCGGGATGCCGCCCGTCCTCCATCCTCTGCCTCACCTATACCAAGGCTGCGGCCTCGGAGATGTCGAACCGCGTCTTCCAGCGGCTGGCCGAATGGGCCGTCCTCGATGACCGCGACCTGAAGCAGCGGATCGCCTCGATCGAGGGTGCGGAGCCGGATGCGTTGAAACTTGCGGAGGCCCGGCGGCTGTTTGCAAGGGCACTTGAGACACCGGGCGGCTTGAAGATCCAGACGATCCATGCCTTCTGCGAGGCGCTCCTCCACCAGTTTCCGCTTGAGGCGAATGTGGCAGGGCATTTCTCCGTCCTGGATGATCGTGCTGCCTCTGCCCTCCTTGCCGAGGCGCGTCGTTCACTGCTGACCGCCACGTCGGCGGAAGACGACCCAGTGCTGGCAGAGGCATTTGCCCATGTGCTTGACCTCGGTGATGAGTTCGGGCTGGAGAACCTACTCGGCGAGATTGTCGCACACCGCACGGCGATCCGGCAGTTTCTCGCCCATGCAGACCGGCAAGGAGGTGTCGATCGCCTCCTGCGGCGCGCCTTCGGCCTGCCAGAAGCCGCAACGGAAGCCTCCGTCGCCGAAAGCTACTGGCCGCTTCCCGGCCTTTCGGGAGGGACATTGGCCACATATCTGCAGCTTGCGGACGAGAAGGGAGGCTCCAAGGTGCAGGAGGTCGCCTACGGTCTGCGCCTCTGCCAAACGGAGAGCGATGTGCATCGGCGCGTCCAGATTCTTGAGGGTCTGTTTCTCACCAGCGTCGGCAAGCCGAAGGCAGACGGTTCGCTGGTGGCGAAGAAGATGCTCGACGCAGCGCCCGCGCTCGCCAGCGCCGTCAATCTCGCCCGCAACTACGTTCTCACCTGCCGCGATCGGCTGCGCGTCATGCGCATGGCAAGGGCAACGGCTGCCGCGCTCGTGCTCGCCGAACGGCTGAATGACGACTACGAGGATCTGAAGAAGCAGCGCAGCCTGCTCGACTTTGAAGACCTTATAGCGCGAACGGCAGATCTTCTGACCCGGGACGGGGTCGGGGCCTGGGTGCACTACAAGCTCGACCAGGGGATCGACCACATCCTCGTGGATGAGGCACAGGACACCAGTCCGGTACAGTGGGAGGTCATCAAATCGCTGGCGGAGGATTTCTATTCCGGCAGCAGTGCCCGGACGACGAGACGGACGATCTTTGCCGTCGGGGACGAGAAACAGTCCATCTATTCCTTCCAGGGCGCAAAGCCGGAACGATTCGCGGCGGAGCGTACCCGCACACGTGCGGATGTGGAGGCGAGCGGGCAGATATTCCACCCAGTGCGGCTGCCGCTGTCCTTCCGCTCCACCGCCGACGTCCTGTCGGCGGTGGATCAGGTCTTCTCGCTTCCCGAAAACGCACGTGGACTGACGTTCGAGGACGAGACTATCGTCCACCGCTCGAACAGGATTGGGCATCCGGGTGCCGTCGACCTGTGGGACGTGGTGGTGCCGGAGGTGGCCGATGCCGGCGAGGACTGGACGGCACCATTCGATGCGACGCCCGACAAGGCGCCATCGGCGATCCTGGCGTCGCGCATCGCCAATTCGATCGGAGAGATGATTGGACGCGAGACCATCATCGAGAAGGGCATCGAGCGACCGATCGAGCCGGGAGACGTGCTCGTGCTGGTGCGCAAGCGCGACGCCTTCGTGAACGCCCTCACCCGGGCCCTCAAGCGGCGCGGCAATATTCCTGTCGCCGGTGCCGACCGACTTCGCCTCACCAGTCACATTGCGGTCCAAGACCTCCTGTCGCTCGGACGTTTCCTGGTGCTGCCCCAGGACGACCTGTCGCTGTCAGCCCTGCTCAAGAGCCCGCTGTTCAACCTGTCGGAAGAAGAAGTTTTCGAAGTGGCAGCACTGCGGCCGGAGGGAAGCGGCGTCTGGCAGCATCTGTGCCGGCTTGCAGACGAGCAGCCGCTGCGGTTCGCAACGGTGAAAGAGAAACTGAAGCAGCTCCTGTCGATGTCACGGCAGATGAGCCCCCACGATCTCTATGCCCGGGTTCTCGGTCAAATGGGGGGGCGTCGCCAGTTCTTGGGGAGACTGGGCACAGAAGCGGGCGATATCCTGGACGAGTTCCTGACTTTCGCCCTCGATCACGAAGGCAAGGGTCTGCCAGGCCTCCAGTCCTTCGTTTCGACGCTGGAGATCGAATCACCGGAGATCAAGCGCGAACAGGACAGCGGCCGTAACGAGGTGCGGATCATGACCGTGCATGCCTCCAAGGGTCTGGAGGCGCCGATCGTCTTCCTAGTGGACAGCGGGTCGAAGGCCTTCATTTCCTCGCATGTGCCGAAACTGCGCCTTCTGCCGCAGGATGGGCTGGAAGTTCCGGCATGGGTGCCGACGAAGGCGCTCGCAAATTCCTTGACGAGTGCCGATGACGAACGGCTGAGGCAGGCGACCGAGGAGGAGTATCGGCGGCTACTCTACGTCGGCATGACGAGAGCTGCAGACCGGCTGATCGTATGCGGATATCGCGGCAAGAATGCCAATCCCGACACCTGGAACAGCATGATCGCAAACGCCCTCTGCGGCCACCCGCAGCATTGCAGCGCCGCTCGCTTTTCCGGTCCGGAGGGGGAATGGGGCGGCTTCCGCTGGCGCCTTCCGGCAGGGGTCTATACCGCCAAGCGTGCGGATGATGCGAAGGAACGCCCGGATCAGGATCAGCCTCTGCCGGCGGCACTCGGCCGCGCCCTTCCGCCACAGGTCTCGCTTCCACGCCCACTCAGCCCGTCCGGCGCCGGCACCATGGTCGAAGACGAGGCGGACGATCTTCTGACGGCATCGCCGCTCTTCGGGGAAAGGACCGCAGATGGCCTGTCTCTCCAGAAAGGTCGGCTAGTGCACCGCATGCTCCAGGTTCTTCCGGATTTCTCGGCCGGCGGGCGGGCCGAGGCGGCAGGGCGCTATGCGGAGCGGGCGGCACGTTTCTGGCCGTCGGCGGAGCGCGAGACCTTGGTTCACTGCGTGCTTTCGGTCCTCGAGCATCCTGATCTCCAGCCTGTGTTTTCCGGCCACAGCCAGGCGGAGGTATCGATCATGGGGACGCTCCGCCTGGGCGGGCAGGACTATGCCATCTCGGGCCGCATCGACCGGATGGCGGTGGATGACGAGGAGGTTACGGTCCTCGACTACAAGACGAACCGGAAGCCGCCGGATCGCGAAGAGGATGTGCCCCTCGTCCATCGGGCACAGCTCGCCCTCTACCGCGAGATCCTGCGGCCGCTCTATCCAAGGCACCGTTTTCGCTGCGTCCTCGCATATACGGAGACGGGCGGCGTGGTGTCGCTGTCGCCGGAGATCCTCGACCGTTCGCTTGCCGAGCTTCGGCCAAAGTGA